From Herbiconiux flava, one genomic window encodes:
- a CDS encoding fumarylacetoacetate hydrolase family protein: protein MTDEAVAPAPTFEPARSFDPAGRDRPGKVIALHLNYPSRIAQRGRTPSQPSYFLKPSTSVAASGGVIERPLGTELLAFEGEIALVIARETRRVSREEAWAHVAAVTAANDFGVYDLRWADKGSNLRSKGGDGFTPLGPALVDAAGLDPAALRIRTWVDGALVQDDRTTDLVFPFAQLVADLSELITLEPGDVILTGTPAGSSVVGPGQVVEVEVDAPDAPGAPTSGRLVTRVVEGAAPTGAHGAGPQIDELQRAEAWGSREAAGLPPVEAPFELTDELRAKLASVGTATLSSQLRKRGLDEVTIDGVRPTRPGTKMIGRARTLRFIPNREDLFAAHGGGYNAQKRAFDSLRPGDVLVIEARGEAGTGTVGDILALRAQQLGAAGIVTDGGIRDIAAVTALDIPAYSQGGHPAVLGRRHVPWDVDLTIACGGTAVQPGDVIVGDDDGVLVIPPALVAEIADAAIEQEREEAWIAQQVARGEGVDGLYPMNAAWKARYEKETR from the coding sequence ATGACTGACGAAGCCGTCGCCCCTGCCCCGACGTTCGAGCCCGCCCGGTCGTTCGACCCCGCTGGGCGCGACCGGCCCGGCAAGGTGATCGCCCTGCACCTGAACTACCCGAGCCGCATCGCCCAGCGCGGCCGTACCCCCTCGCAGCCGTCCTACTTCCTGAAGCCGTCGACCTCCGTGGCGGCGAGCGGCGGCGTCATCGAGCGCCCGCTCGGCACCGAGCTGCTGGCCTTCGAGGGCGAGATCGCCCTGGTCATCGCCAGGGAGACCCGACGGGTCTCCCGCGAGGAGGCCTGGGCCCACGTCGCCGCCGTCACCGCGGCGAACGACTTCGGCGTCTACGACCTGCGCTGGGCCGACAAGGGCTCGAACCTCCGCTCGAAGGGCGGCGACGGCTTCACCCCGCTCGGCCCCGCCCTCGTCGACGCGGCGGGGCTCGACCCGGCAGCCCTGCGCATCCGCACCTGGGTCGACGGCGCCCTGGTGCAGGACGACCGCACCACCGACCTCGTCTTCCCCTTCGCCCAGCTGGTCGCCGACCTCTCCGAGCTGATCACCCTCGAGCCCGGCGACGTCATCCTCACCGGCACGCCTGCGGGGTCGAGCGTCGTCGGGCCCGGCCAGGTGGTCGAGGTCGAGGTCGATGCTCCGGATGCTCCGGGCGCTCCCACCAGCGGTCGGCTCGTCACGCGTGTCGTCGAGGGCGCGGCGCCCACCGGAGCCCACGGTGCCGGCCCGCAGATCGACGAGCTGCAGCGCGCGGAGGCCTGGGGCAGCCGCGAGGCGGCCGGACTCCCGCCCGTCGAGGCCCCCTTCGAGCTCACCGACGAGCTGCGCGCGAAGCTCGCCTCGGTCGGCACGGCCACGCTCAGCTCGCAGCTCCGCAAGCGCGGTCTCGACGAGGTGACGATCGACGGTGTGCGGCCGACGCGCCCCGGCACGAAGATGATCGGCCGGGCGCGCACCCTGCGGTTCATCCCGAACCGGGAGGACCTGTTCGCCGCGCACGGCGGCGGATACAACGCGCAGAAGCGCGCGTTCGACTCCCTGAGGCCCGGCGACGTGCTCGTCATCGAGGCGCGCGGCGAGGCCGGTACGGGCACGGTGGGAGACATCCTGGCGCTGCGGGCGCAGCAGCTCGGCGCGGCCGGGATCGTGACCGACGGGGGCATCCGGGACATCGCGGCGGTCACGGCGCTGGACATCCCGGCGTACTCGCAGGGCGGGCATCCCGCCGTGCTCGGCCGGCGGCACGTGCCGTGGGACGTCGACCTGACCATCGCGTGCGGTGGCACGGCCGTGCAGCCGGGCGACGTGATCGTCGGCGACGACGACGGCGTGCTGGTCATCCCGCCCGCCCTCGTGGCCGAGATCGCCGACGCCGCCATCGAGCAGGAGCGCGAGGAGGCGTGGATCGCCCAGCAGGTCGCCCGCGGCGAGGGCGTCGACGGCCTCTACCCTATGAATGCGGCATGGAAGGCGCGCTACGAGAAGGAGACCCGATGA
- a CDS encoding thiamine pyrophosphate-binding protein translates to MPSVSAHVALTLAHHVDHVFGIMGNGNAYFLDALLEHTSARFTAVRHEAGGVVAADAFHRAGGGLAAATATYGAGFTNTLTALAEAVQAKVPLVLVVGDEPTSGPRSWDVDQIALAAAVGARTYTVGRMDAAATTVIAVEHALTYRVPTVLAIPYDVAALEAGEVPAVAEPSLPGPLVVPGPFAEAAVAGLAELLAGARRPFLLAGRGAWLAGAGEALGELADATGALTASTALGRGVFPDQWHDLGVTGGFGAEGAMELVREADVAVVLGASLNQFTMRFGELFAPGTRVVQVDVAPTASHAHVSGFVRGDAAEVARALVRALRERGATPSGWRESVDVAAARQQEPGDELAPDGRLDPRSAAQRIGELLPEDRVVVSDGGHFIGWANMYWPVASPDRLMMVGTAFQSIGLGFPSVPGAAMAKPDATVVLTTGDGGGLMALADLESAVRVAAGRGVAVVWNDAAYGAEVHVYGRKGLAQESMRIPEVDFAALAGAVGAQGVVVQTLADLDVLGEWAARPANERPFLLLDLRISGAVVAPYQHEIIRVSR, encoded by the coding sequence ATGCCGTCGGTCTCCGCCCACGTCGCCCTCACCCTCGCCCACCACGTCGACCACGTGTTCGGCATCATGGGGAACGGCAACGCCTACTTCCTCGACGCCCTGCTCGAGCACACCTCCGCCCGCTTCACCGCGGTGCGTCACGAGGCCGGCGGGGTGGTCGCGGCCGACGCCTTCCATCGCGCCGGTGGCGGGCTCGCGGCGGCCACGGCCACCTACGGCGCCGGCTTCACCAACACACTCACCGCCCTCGCCGAGGCCGTGCAGGCGAAGGTGCCGCTCGTGCTCGTGGTGGGCGACGAGCCGACCTCCGGCCCGCGCTCCTGGGACGTCGACCAGATCGCCCTCGCCGCCGCCGTCGGCGCCCGCACCTACACGGTCGGCCGGATGGACGCGGCGGCCACGACGGTGATCGCCGTCGAGCACGCCCTCACCTACCGGGTGCCCACCGTGCTGGCCATCCCCTACGACGTCGCCGCCCTCGAGGCCGGTGAGGTGCCCGCGGTGGCCGAGCCGTCGCTGCCCGGCCCGCTCGTGGTGCCCGGCCCGTTCGCCGAGGCGGCCGTAGCCGGCCTGGCGGAGCTGCTCGCGGGTGCCCGCCGGCCGTTCCTGCTCGCCGGCCGGGGCGCCTGGCTGGCCGGTGCCGGCGAGGCGCTCGGCGAGCTCGCCGACGCCACCGGAGCGCTGACGGCCAGCACCGCGCTCGGGCGCGGCGTCTTCCCCGATCAATGGCACGACCTCGGCGTCACCGGGGGCTTCGGAGCCGAGGGCGCGATGGAGCTCGTGCGCGAGGCCGACGTCGCCGTGGTGCTCGGGGCCTCGCTGAACCAGTTCACGATGCGCTTCGGCGAGCTCTTCGCGCCCGGCACCCGGGTGGTGCAGGTCGACGTGGCGCCCACCGCGAGCCACGCCCACGTGAGCGGTTTCGTGCGGGGTGACGCCGCCGAGGTGGCCCGGGCGCTCGTGCGTGCCCTCCGCGAGCGCGGCGCGACCCCGAGCGGCTGGCGGGAGTCGGTCGACGTCGCGGCCGCCCGACAGCAGGAGCCCGGCGACGAGCTCGCCCCCGACGGGCGGCTCGACCCCCGCTCGGCGGCACAGCGGATCGGCGAGCTCCTGCCAGAGGACCGGGTGGTCGTCTCCGACGGCGGACACTTCATCGGCTGGGCCAACATGTACTGGCCGGTCGCCTCCCCCGACCGCCTGATGATGGTCGGCACCGCGTTCCAGTCGATCGGGCTCGGCTTCCCGAGCGTGCCCGGCGCAGCCATGGCGAAGCCCGACGCCACCGTGGTGCTGACCACCGGCGACGGCGGAGGCCTGATGGCGCTCGCCGATCTCGAGAGCGCCGTGCGCGTGGCGGCCGGCCGCGGCGTCGCCGTGGTGTGGAACGATGCCGCCTACGGGGCCGAGGTGCACGTCTACGGACGGAAGGGTCTCGCTCAGGAGTCGATGCGCATCCCGGAGGTCGACTTCGCCGCCCTGGCGGGAGCGGTCGGCGCCCAGGGTGTCGTGGTGCAGACGCTCGCCGACCTCGACGTACTGGGCGAGTGGGCCGCCCGACCGGCGAACGAGCGGCCCTTCCTGCTGCTCGACCTGCGCATCTCAGGCGCGGTGGTCGCGCCCTACCAGCACGAGATCATCCGCGTGAGCCGCTGA
- the hpaH gene encoding 2-oxo-hept-4-ene-1,7-dioate hydratase yields MLDTATIEAIADELVEAATSRAPVPLLTARHPGMTVEDSYAVQGLWRSRNEALGRTVAGHKIGLTSKAMQAATGITEPDYGVIFDDMVLETGSVLQWGAYANPRVEVELAFRLKSPLRGPGCTIFDVLAATDYVVPALEVLDSRIEMEGRTIVDTISDNAAMGVMVVGGRPVRPDEIDLRWAGAMLYRNEGIEETGLAGGVLNNPASGVAWLANKLAAHDDGLAAGELILAGSFTRPMWVYQGDSVFADYGPLGVVTCRFV; encoded by the coding sequence ATGCTCGACACCGCCACCATCGAGGCCATCGCCGACGAACTCGTCGAAGCGGCGACCAGCCGCGCGCCGGTCCCCCTGCTCACCGCCCGCCATCCCGGCATGACCGTCGAGGACTCCTACGCGGTGCAGGGCCTCTGGCGCTCCCGAAACGAGGCCCTCGGCCGCACGGTGGCCGGCCACAAGATCGGCCTGACCTCCAAGGCCATGCAGGCCGCGACCGGCATCACCGAGCCCGACTACGGCGTCATCTTCGACGACATGGTGCTCGAGACCGGCAGCGTGCTGCAGTGGGGCGCCTACGCGAACCCCCGGGTCGAGGTCGAACTCGCCTTCCGCCTGAAGAGCCCGCTGCGGGGGCCCGGATGCACGATCTTCGACGTGCTCGCGGCGACCGACTACGTGGTGCCGGCCCTCGAGGTGCTCGACTCGCGCATCGAGATGGAGGGGCGCACGATCGTCGACACCATCAGCGACAACGCCGCCATGGGGGTCATGGTGGTCGGCGGCCGCCCGGTGCGTCCCGACGAGATCGACCTGCGCTGGGCGGGCGCGATGCTCTACCGCAACGAGGGCATCGAGGAGACGGGGCTTGCCGGCGGCGTGCTGAACAACCCGGCCTCGGGCGTGGCGTGGCTGGCGAACAAGCTCGCGGCCCACGACGACGGGCTCGCTGCCGGAGAGCTGATCCTCGCCGGCTCGTTCACGCGGCCGATGTGGGTCTACCAGGGCGACTCGGTGTTCGCCGACTACGGCCCCCTGGGGGTGGTGACGTGCCGGTTCGTGTGA
- a CDS encoding GntR family transcriptional regulator, with the protein MTTSATRDDGPPARTASSTETASSKSEQAYAFIKERIRNGSYTPGFRLVLGPIAKQLGVSVVPVREAIRRLEAEGAVTFERNVGAQVAMVDEREYFYTMETLSLVEGAATALSAPFVTAGDFAEARAVNAQMADCLDHFDPHRFTELNRAFHAVIFEHCPNPHVLDLVHRGWDRLAVLRDSTFSFVPGRARESVAEHESLLRLIESGAPALEIELAARAHRTGTLDALLSYQADHHAAPRR; encoded by the coding sequence ATGACGACGAGTGCCACCCGCGACGATGGACCGCCCGCCCGGACCGCGTCGAGCACGGAGACCGCGTCGAGCAAGTCGGAGCAGGCCTACGCGTTCATCAAGGAGCGCATCCGGAACGGCAGCTACACGCCGGGCTTCCGCCTCGTGCTCGGCCCCATCGCCAAGCAGCTGGGTGTCAGCGTCGTGCCCGTCCGCGAGGCCATCCGCCGGCTCGAGGCCGAGGGCGCCGTCACCTTCGAGCGCAATGTCGGAGCGCAGGTCGCGATGGTCGACGAGCGCGAGTACTTCTACACGATGGAGACGCTCAGCCTCGTGGAGGGAGCGGCCACCGCGCTCTCCGCGCCGTTCGTCACCGCCGGAGACTTCGCCGAGGCGCGTGCCGTGAACGCGCAGATGGCCGACTGCCTCGACCACTTCGACCCGCACCGCTTCACCGAGTTGAACCGCGCCTTCCACGCGGTGATCTTCGAGCACTGCCCGAACCCGCACGTGCTCGACCTCGTGCACCGCGGCTGGGACCGGCTGGCCGTGCTGCGCGACTCCACCTTCAGCTTCGTTCCCGGTCGCGCGCGGGAGTCGGTCGCCGAGCACGAGAGCCTGCTCCGGCTGATCGAGTCGGGCGCCCCAGCACTCGAGATCGAGCTCGCTGCGCGGGCCCACCGCACCGGCACGCTCGACGCCCTGCTGTCGTACCAAGCCGACCATCACGCCGCACCGCGACGCTGA
- a CDS encoding HpcH/HpaI aldolase family protein — MPVRVSPEEGFRAALAAHPGPLAGMWVCSGSPLVAELAAGSGLDWLLIDAEHSPNGLESLLAQLQAVHGYPVLPVLRPPVLDPVLIKQYLDLGTQTLLVPMVDTAEQAELAVQSTLYPPEGIRGVGSALARASRWNRSEGYLQHAGETIAVIVQIESREAARNIESIVQVPGLAGIFLGPADLAASLGVLGQQDHPEVIAAVEHCLAVAAAHGVPAGVNAFAEPLARRYLAAGASFVLVGADVALLARGSEALAERYAVGEADPASPAADRPGY, encoded by the coding sequence GTGCCGGTTCGTGTGAGCCCCGAGGAGGGCTTCCGGGCGGCGCTCGCCGCGCATCCTGGGCCCCTCGCCGGCATGTGGGTGTGCAGCGGCAGCCCCCTGGTGGCCGAGCTCGCGGCCGGTTCGGGCCTGGACTGGCTGCTGATCGACGCCGAGCACAGCCCCAACGGGCTCGAGTCGCTGCTCGCCCAGTTGCAGGCGGTGCACGGCTACCCGGTGCTGCCCGTGCTGCGGCCGCCCGTGCTCGACCCGGTGCTGATCAAGCAGTACCTCGATCTGGGCACGCAGACCCTGCTCGTGCCGATGGTCGACACGGCCGAACAGGCCGAGCTCGCGGTGCAGAGCACGCTCTACCCGCCCGAGGGAATCCGCGGCGTCGGCTCGGCGCTCGCCCGCGCCTCGCGCTGGAACCGCAGCGAGGGCTACCTGCAGCACGCCGGCGAGACGATCGCGGTGATCGTGCAGATCGAGTCGCGCGAGGCCGCCCGGAACATCGAGTCGATCGTGCAGGTGCCCGGGCTCGCGGGGATCTTCCTCGGCCCGGCCGATCTCGCCGCCTCGCTCGGCGTACTGGGGCAGCAGGACCACCCCGAGGTGATCGCCGCCGTCGAGCACTGCCTCGCGGTGGCCGCCGCGCACGGGGTTCCTGCGGGCGTCAACGCCTTCGCCGAGCCGCTGGCCCGGCGCTACCTCGCGGCGGGAGCGTCGTTCGTACTGGTGGGGGCCGACGTGGCCCTGCTCGCGCGGGGGTCGGAGGCGCTGGCCGAGCGGTACGCGGTCGGCGAGGCCGACCCGGCTTCGCCGGCCGCCGACCGCCCCGGCTACTGA
- a CDS encoding HNH endonuclease signature motif containing protein yields the protein MAAAVCGRSGAGLAGLGDDELLRLMAAYEALGRAVSAQQVRFAGEVGVRSRTELGDEGLSRSQNFTTPVALVAKVTGASARACKARLELGRKLRGAVLLGGGEGPAPFPVVARALDDGVLGVEAATSIVGRCNELADRGCSADVVATAEETLVDQTIACRLSADETAKLAIRLREVLDPDGAEPRDEVLQLQRSLTIALAPDGMYRGTFALAPEQGGVWLSSIRALQSPRVAGPRFVDGDEYVIADGRTQAQKNADTITELIARAAGADDMPRINGAIATVNVHMTLDDLEKGHGVGWIDGIDQPVPASTVEQLRCNSPITATLFGDKGEVLYHGKTKRLFTAAQNRALAARDGGCVWPSCDRPPSFCETHHANEWVSDDHPPGRTDIDNGVLLCHFHHSHLHKSPWKLTMQEGTPHLIPPRWVDTEQKPIPTTRRRTIQRPAA from the coding sequence ATGGCCGCCGCCGTCTGCGGCCGTTCCGGCGCGGGTCTGGCCGGTCTCGGCGACGACGAGCTGCTCCGATTGATGGCCGCCTACGAGGCCCTCGGGCGCGCGGTGTCGGCGCAGCAGGTTCGGTTTGCGGGTGAGGTCGGGGTGCGGTCGCGCACCGAGCTGGGCGACGAGGGGCTGAGCCGGTCGCAGAACTTCACGACCCCGGTCGCGCTCGTCGCCAAGGTGACAGGCGCGTCGGCGCGGGCGTGCAAGGCCCGGCTCGAGCTGGGGCGCAAGCTGCGAGGCGCGGTGCTGCTGGGTGGTGGCGAGGGGCCGGCGCCGTTCCCGGTGGTCGCCCGCGCGCTCGACGACGGTGTGCTCGGCGTGGAGGCCGCGACGTCGATCGTGGGGCGGTGCAACGAACTGGCCGATCGGGGATGTTCGGCCGACGTGGTGGCGACCGCCGAGGAGACTCTCGTCGACCAGACCATCGCGTGCCGGTTGTCGGCCGATGAGACGGCCAAGCTCGCCATCCGCCTCCGCGAGGTGCTCGACCCGGATGGCGCCGAACCGCGTGACGAGGTGCTGCAGCTGCAGCGGTCGTTGACGATCGCGCTGGCGCCGGATGGGATGTACCGGGGGACGTTCGCGCTGGCGCCGGAGCAGGGCGGGGTGTGGCTGTCCAGTATCCGGGCGTTGCAGAGCCCGCGCGTGGCCGGGCCACGGTTCGTCGATGGCGACGAGTACGTGATCGCCGATGGTCGCACTCAGGCGCAGAAGAACGCCGACACGATCACTGAACTGATCGCCCGCGCTGCCGGGGCCGACGACATGCCCCGCATCAACGGGGCAATCGCCACCGTCAACGTGCACATGACCCTCGACGATCTCGAGAAGGGTCACGGGGTCGGGTGGATCGACGGCATCGACCAGCCCGTTCCCGCTTCCACCGTCGAACAGCTGCGGTGCAACTCCCCCATCACCGCCACTCTGTTCGGCGACAAGGGCGAGGTGCTCTACCACGGCAAGACGAAGCGGCTCTTCACGGCGGCGCAGAACCGGGCACTAGCGGCGCGGGATGGCGGCTGCGTGTGGCCCTCCTGCGACAGGCCACCGTCGTTCTGCGAGACGCATCATGCGAACGAGTGGGTTTCGGACGATCATCCACCTGGCAGAACCGACATCGACAACGGCGTCCTTCTCTGCCACTTCCACCACTCCCATCTGCACAAATCACCGTGGAAACTGACGATGCAGGAAGGCACACCGCATCTCATTCCACCGAGGTGGGTCGACACGGAACAGAAGCCGATTCCGACTACCCGTCGACGCACCATCCAGCGACCCGCCGCCTAG
- the hpaE gene encoding 5-carboxymethyl-2-hydroxymuconate semialdehyde dehydrogenase — protein sequence MTDQSPRTLHVPEGLPEKIQHYIDGEFVDSLSGATFDVLDPVSNETYVQAAAGQRDDIDRAVAAARRAFDEGPWPRMLPRARSRILNRIADLVESRDARLAELESFDSGLPITQALGQAQRAAENFRFFADLIVAQADDAYKVPGRQLNYVNRKPKGVAGLITPWNTPFMLESWKLAPALASGCTVVLKPAEFTPLSASLWADIFREAGVPDGVFNLVNGLGEEAGDALVKHEDVQLISFTGESRTGQIIFANCAPTLKGMSMELGGKSPAVVFADADLDRAIDSTLFGVFSLNGERCTAGSRILVERPVYDEFVERYAARAKRIVVGDPHDPKTEVGALVHPEHYEKVMSYVEIGKGEGRLVAGGGRPEGFETGNYVAPTVFADVKPDARIFQEEIFGPVVAITPFDTDEEALALANGVKYGLAAYIWTSNLERAHTFAQAVESGMVWLNSHNVRDLRTPFGGVKASGLGHEGGYRSLDFYSDQQAVHITLGEVHTARFGASDAAVTAG from the coding sequence ATGACCGATCAGTCCCCCCGCACCCTGCACGTCCCCGAGGGGCTGCCCGAGAAGATCCAGCACTACATCGACGGCGAGTTCGTCGACAGTCTCTCCGGGGCCACGTTCGACGTGCTCGATCCGGTCTCGAACGAGACGTACGTGCAGGCCGCCGCCGGGCAGCGCGACGACATCGACCGGGCGGTCGCCGCGGCGCGCCGCGCCTTCGACGAGGGGCCCTGGCCCCGCATGCTGCCTCGGGCGCGGTCGCGCATCCTGAACCGCATCGCCGACCTGGTCGAGTCGAGGGATGCGCGGCTCGCCGAGCTGGAGTCGTTCGACTCGGGGCTGCCGATCACCCAGGCGCTCGGCCAGGCGCAGCGGGCGGCCGAGAACTTCCGCTTCTTCGCCGACCTGATCGTGGCGCAGGCCGACGACGCCTACAAGGTGCCGGGCCGGCAGCTGAACTACGTCAATCGCAAGCCCAAGGGCGTGGCCGGGCTGATCACCCCGTGGAACACCCCGTTCATGCTCGAGAGCTGGAAGCTGGCGCCGGCGCTCGCCTCGGGCTGCACGGTGGTGCTGAAGCCCGCCGAGTTCACGCCACTCTCGGCGAGTCTCTGGGCCGACATCTTCCGCGAGGCGGGGGTGCCCGACGGCGTCTTCAACCTCGTGAACGGCCTGGGGGAGGAGGCCGGCGACGCGCTGGTGAAGCACGAGGACGTGCAGCTGATCTCGTTCACCGGCGAGAGCCGCACCGGGCAGATCATCTTCGCCAACTGCGCTCCCACGCTGAAGGGCATGTCGATGGAGCTCGGCGGCAAGTCGCCAGCGGTGGTCTTCGCCGACGCCGACCTCGACCGGGCCATCGACTCGACCCTGTTCGGGGTGTTCTCGCTGAACGGCGAGCGGTGCACGGCGGGCTCCCGGATCCTGGTGGAGCGCCCCGTGTACGACGAGTTCGTGGAGCGCTACGCCGCGCGGGCGAAGAGGATCGTCGTGGGCGACCCGCACGATCCGAAGACCGAGGTCGGGGCGCTCGTGCATCCGGAGCACTACGAGAAGGTGATGAGCTACGTCGAGATCGGCAAGGGCGAGGGTCGTCTGGTGGCTGGCGGGGGCCGGCCCGAGGGCTTCGAGACCGGCAACTATGTGGCGCCGACAGTGTTCGCCGACGTGAAGCCCGACGCGCGCATCTTCCAGGAGGAGATCTTCGGCCCGGTCGTCGCGATCACGCCCTTCGATACCGACGAGGAGGCGCTGGCGCTCGCCAACGGCGTGAAGTACGGCCTAGCCGCCTACATCTGGACCTCGAACCTGGAGCGCGCCCACACCTTCGCCCAGGCGGTCGAGTCGGGCATGGTCTGGCTCAACTCGCACAACGTGCGCGACCTGCGCACCCCGTTCGGCGGGGTGAAGGCCTCGGGCCTCGGCCACGAGGGCGGCTACCGCTCACTCGACTTCTACTCCGACCAGCAGGCGGTGCACATCACGCTAGGCGAGGTGCACACCGCCCGGTTCGGGGCGTCCGACGCCGCGGTCACCGCCGGCTGA
- the hpaD gene encoding 3,4-dihydroxyphenylacetate 2,3-dioxygenase — protein sequence MTIDTIPTPELTPPDILRCAYMELVVTDLARSREFYVDILGLVVTEEDDEAIYLRSLEEFIHHNLVLRKGPVAAVAAFSYRVRSPEDVDRAEAWYRALGCRVERRADGFVNGVGDSVRVTDPLGFPYEFFYQVDHVERLAWRYDLYGPGALVRLDHFNQVTPDVPRGRKYLEDLGFRVTEDIQDENGVTYAAWLRRKDTVHDTALTGGNGPRMHHIAFSTHEKHNILYICDKLGALRKSDLIERGPGRHGVSNAFYLYITDPDGHRVEIYTQDYYTGDPDNPVVTWDVHDNQRRDWWGNPVVPSWYTEASLVLDLDGEPQPVIAREAPSEMAVTIGADGFSYTRAGDTEQGFKLGNTL from the coding sequence ATGACGATCGACACCATCCCCACCCCCGAGCTGACCCCGCCCGACATCCTGCGCTGCGCGTACATGGAGCTCGTGGTCACCGACCTGGCCCGCTCGCGCGAGTTCTACGTCGACATCCTCGGCCTCGTGGTGACCGAGGAGGACGACGAGGCGATCTACCTGCGCAGCCTCGAGGAGTTCATCCACCACAACCTCGTGCTGCGGAAGGGCCCGGTCGCGGCCGTCGCCGCCTTCTCCTACCGGGTGCGCAGCCCGGAGGACGTGGACCGGGCGGAGGCCTGGTACCGCGCTCTCGGCTGCCGCGTCGAGCGCCGGGCCGACGGCTTCGTGAACGGTGTCGGCGACTCGGTGCGGGTGACTGATCCGCTCGGCTTCCCGTACGAGTTCTTCTACCAGGTCGATCACGTCGAGCGCCTCGCCTGGCGCTACGACCTCTACGGCCCGGGCGCCCTCGTGCGTCTCGACCACTTCAACCAGGTCACTCCCGACGTGCCGCGCGGGAGGAAGTACCTCGAAGACCTCGGGTTCCGGGTCACAGAAGACATCCAGGACGAGAACGGCGTCACCTACGCCGCGTGGCTCCGCCGCAAGGACACCGTGCACGACACAGCCCTCACCGGGGGCAACGGCCCGCGGATGCACCACATCGCCTTCTCGACGCACGAGAAGCACAACATCCTCTACATCTGCGACAAGCTCGGCGCCCTGCGCAAGAGCGACCTGATCGAGCGGGGCCCCGGACGCCACGGCGTCTCGAACGCCTTCTATCTCTACATCACCGACCCCGACGGGCACCGCGTCGAGATCTACACGCAGGACTACTACACGGGCGACCCCGACAACCCGGTCGTGACCTGGGACGTGCACGACAACCAGCGCCGCGACTGGTGGGGAAACCCCGTCGTGCCGAGCTGGTACACCGAGGCCTCCCTCGTGCTCGACCTCGACGGCGAGCCGCAGCCGGTGATCGCCCGGGAGGCTCCGAGCGAGATGGCCGTGACCATCGGGGCCGACGGCTTCTCGTACACCCGGGCCGGCGACACCGAGCAGGGCTTCAAACTGGGGAACACGCTGTGA